The DNA region GGCTGCAACCCCTCGTGGCGGAAGTCGCCAGGGCCGGGATCGATCCCGGCGACCTGCCCGAGTCCGCGGCGACGTCCTTGCTAAGGCTGCTTTCCGACGATCGCACCGAGTACCGGGACTTCCTCCTCCAGCATGCCCGCGCCCTCGCCGAGCGCACGTCCGCGGTGCTCCGGATCCGGTTGCTGCGCTCGGTCGCGGCCGCTCACGAACGGCACCGGGACTTCTTCGCGGCCGGTGAGATCCACGCCGTGATCTTGTCCACGGAAGGCGTCACGAGCACGGACTTCGCGACGGCCGCACGGGTGGAGATCGCCTGCGGGCTGTCCCCGGAGGCCGTGCGGCACGCCCGGCACGCGCTGCTGTCCGCGGCCGACGACGACGAGCGATACGCGGCCAGGCTGATCGCCGCGCAGGCATTCGACTGTCAGGGTGACTACGACGCCGGCGATCGGACGTTCTGGCACGAGTTCCCGTGCCGGGGTGAGACCCGGTTACCGGTGATCGTGGCGCACGCACGGGCCCTGCGTCTCCGAGGCCGAGCCAGGGAGGCCATCGCCTCGCTCGACGCGATCCTGCCGGAGCTTCACGGCCCGCCGCCCGAAGACCTCCTGCTGGAATACGCCCGCGCTCTGCTTCTCGACGACCGGCCTGGGCGGGCACGCGAAGTCGCGGCGGAGGTGATCGCCGCCTTCCACGCCACCGGCAGGGTGCGGCACTTCCAGTGCGTCGAAGCCGAATTGCTGTGGGCCGAGGCGACGATCACCCTCGAACTTCGAGACGTCCACCCGGACCGCTCCGCCGCCGTATCGCGCGAACTCGAAGCCAGGTATGGCCGATGTCACGGCTCGGAGAGCCCGACGGCCTTGACCGCCGCGGCACTGGCCGGCCGCGCGCTCCTGCTGAGGGGACAGCCTGAGCGGGCCTTGACCGCGCTGAGCGCGACCGAGCGGACCGTGCTCCGCGTGGTCGGCGGCGAGAACCGCCTGCGGTACCGGATCAGGCACGGCATCGCGCTGGCGCACGGACAGCTGCGCGACTTCGGCCGCCAGGCCGAAATCCTCGAGGAGATCCTCCAGCCACAGATCCGCTTGCTGGGCTCGACCCACCCGGAAACCCTCGAGAGCCGGCTCGACCTCGGCCTCGCGCTGGCCTTCAGCGGACGCGACCAGTACCGGCGGGCCACCGAGCTGGTCGACGGCGCCGCGGACGACATCGTCGCGACACTCGGCCATGCCACCGAACTGTCCGAAAAGGCGATCGCGGCGAAACGGGTGTTGCGGGGCAAGGCGATCGCGGCGTGGTCGTGACCCTCGTGAGCGGTAAGGGCGGGTGTGCATGCCGCGAAAGTGGCTTTCGCGGCACGTCGGCGTTCCGTCACCCCGCCGCTTGCCGGAAGTACCCGATCCCGCGGGTTTCAGTTCACCGAGCCGGACTGCGACGGCCTCCAGCGCACCCCGTAGGCGAAACCCGGTGTCAGGCGGCGGAACTGGACGTGGATCTCGCCCGACGCGTCCGGCGTCAAGGCGCACCCGCGCGCCGCATAATCACTCGCGTCGTCCTGGAAGACCCGTTCCAGCAGCACGACCTCCACCGGGATCGGCCGGGCGAACCGGACGTGCAGGTCGAACAGATCGACCGGATGCCGCGGGACGCAGACGAAATGCGGATGCCTGAACTCCGCCCTGAACCGCAACGCGATGTCGTGTTTGCTCTGCCGTTTGAGCGGCCTGGGCAACCGCAACGCCAGCCCGACGCGATCGGTGGACTCCATCACCCGTCCGGTCAGCCGTCCACCGTGGAACACGTCCACGCGGAGATCCTCGCTGCCGATGGCCTCGCCCCGGTAGACCGAGTCGGTCAGGGTGAGCGCGAGGTCCAGTTCGGCGATGTCGTCGGCATCGGCGACGATCCGGCGGGACTCGAGAACCTCCGGCACCGGCTGGTCGAGAGCCACCGCCACGCGCAGTTCCTCCGTATGCCACCTTCGGCTGGGTTGAGCAGCTTCCGCCTCGTCGGATTCGCCTGTGGACGCGACGGCGACCTCGGCGAGCCGATCGATGCCTTCGTCGATACGACGGCGGGCGGTGCGGTCGTCGCGCTGCAGATGCCTGGCCAGCCAGCGGACCCGATCCTGATAGAAGGGGTGCACCGCGTCCGGGTGCAGCCCGAGCGCGGCCAGCACGGCGGTGCACAGATCCTCGGGCAGCGAACGCGCCCATCCGGACAGGCATTCGCCCAGCGTTCGCCGGATCGCCGCGTTCCCGTCGCTCCCGGACGTACCGCAGACCGCGCGTAACGCGGGGCCGGCCCGTTCGGCCAGCTGAGGTGCCGCAATTCCCCTGCCCCGGCGAAGCAGCTTCAATTCGCCGGCCAGATCCGCAGCGCTGACGGTCACCAGTCCTCCCCTAGTGGTTCAAGCACGGTCGTCAATAGTCGCCAGCCCGGCGGCCCGTGTCCAGCCGGTCGCGGCCGTGTATCGCCGATCGTTATTTTGGGTTTTCCTTTCCCGCTCATACGGGAAACAGGAAACTCCTTGTCGCTCCCAGAGCGGCGACGCATTCTTGGTGAGCCGCCCCAATTCGTGGCGATAACACTCCAACCAGCGGTTTTCCCGCGTTGCCGAGTGCTGCCCTCATGCGCTCACCGAAGGAGTCGGAATGACCGTCAAGTGCTCGCTTTCGCTGCTCTTGCGGCTCGCTTTCTGGCTGTGGGTGATCGCGCTCGTCATCGGGCTGGCGCTCGGCGGCGCACAGGGAACCGCGCCCGCGAACCCGGGCTCGCCCGCGGTCGCCACATACGGAAAGGAGGTGGACTGACCATGCAGACCCACGCCATCGGCCTGATCCTGGCCCTGCTCGGCTTCGTGTTCGGCTGAGGACACGGCATGAAATGCGCACGCGCCCTCCGGCCGGATCCGTGGATCCGGCCGGAGGGCGGAAGCCACTGCCGGAACATCGTCCACACGGCCATACTGATCCTCCGACGAGGATGGGTGCCGATGAACGAAAGAGCCACGTTCGGAGCGGAGTTGCGCCGCCGTCGCAAAGCGGCGGGCCTTTCCCTCACCGAACTCGCCGCCCGTACTCACTACAGCAAGGGTTACCTCAGCAAAGTCGAGACCGGTCTTTCCGCCCCGAATCCGGCACTCGCCGCGTTGTGCGAAACGGAACTCGGCGCGGAAGGAGAGCTGAAACCGCTGCTGCCCGGTGGACCCGTGCGGCGCAGGACACGGCCGGACGTGCGGCCGTCCGGCCTGCCGCCGGCGACCTCCTCCTTCACCGGCCGGGCGGCCGAACTGCGGGCGATCCGCACGGCGCTCGAAGCCGACGGAGGCGTCTGTGTCGTGTCCGGTATGGGCGGTGTCGGCAAGACGGAACTCGCGGTGCGCTGCGCGCACCGGCTGGAATCCGGATTCGCCGACGGTTGCCTGTTCGTCGATCTTCGCGACGATGCCGGTGAGTCCGCCGCGGTACACGACAGGCTGCTGCGCGTGCTCGGGGTCCCGGCGGACCGTATCCCGGCCGAACCGGCCGACCGCGCGGCGCTGTACCGGTCCCGGCTTCGCGGCCGCGGTCTGCTGCTGGTGCTCGACAACGCGGTCAGCGCGGCGCAGGTGCGTCCGTTGCTTCCCGCCGAACCGAAATGCCGCGTGCTGATCACGTCCAGATCCCGGCTGAGCGCACTCGACGACGCCACGCACGTCTCCTTGGACATGCTCCCGCTCGACGCGGCGGTCGGCCTCTTCACCACGGTCACCGGCGTTCCCGCCGGACCGGCTGTCACCCGGGTGGTCCGGCGATGCGCCCGGCTCCCCCTCGCGATCCGGATCGCCGCGGCGCGGCTTCGCGCGCACGCCGCGTGGGACGTGGCGGAACTCGACCGGCGCCTGGCGGACGAATCCGCCCGTCTCGGCGAACTCGACGACGGCGAACGCTCGCTCGCCGCCGCGTTCCGGCTGTCGGTTCAGCAGTTGAGCACCGCCGAGGCGAGGCTTTTCGGGCTGCTCACCGTCCACCCCGGAACCGGCGTCGACGTCCATACCGCGAGCGCGCTGAGCGCGCTTCCGTTCCGGGAGGCCGACCGGCTGCTGGACCGTTTGCACGAAGCCCACCTGCTCACTCAACCGGAACCCGACCGATACGGATTCCATGACCTGTTGCGCGCGTTCGCCACCGAATTCGTGCTCACCGACGCGGAGGACGGGATGAACGCATTCAGCAGGCTCGCCGATTTCACGGTCCGGACGGCCGCGCGGGCCGACCGGGAGCTCACCCCGCACCGCTACTTCCCGGAGATCGTCTTCGACCCCGGCGTCCCGGAACCGGCGAGGCTGGACGACAGCGAGATGGCGATGTCCTGGTTCCGCGCCGAATGGCCCGGCCTGGTGGCCCTGTGCAGGACGGCGCGGGAACGCGGCGAACACGAGAGATGCTGGCAGCTCGCCTACTTCCTGCGCGACTTCTTCTTCGTGGCCAAGCTCTGGGATCCTTGGCTGGAGACCCATCGGTGGGCGCGCTCGTCCGCCGAAGCGATCGGGGACACGTGGGCCCTGGCCACCACCACCGCCAACCTCGGGGTCGCGCACGTCGATCGCGGCGATCTGGACGAAGCTTCGGCGTGCTACGGCGAAGCGCTCGCGCTGTTCCGGCGGATCGGCGACGGGCACGGGGAGACCACCACCCTCGCGCACAACGGCTGGGCCGAGCACTATCGGGGCAACCACGACGACGCCTTGCGGGATCTCCGGCAGGCGCACGCGTCCTACGTCCGTGACGGCAATCGCCGCAACGCCGCGATCACCGACCGCGGGATCGCACTGGTGCTGACCGCGTTGGGGCGGCCCGCCGACGCCGCCTCGATCGCCACCCGCACGTTGACCGTCTTCGACGAACTGGGGCTGGACCTCGACGCCGCCATGGCGCTCAACTGCCTGGGCTGGGCCTGGTACCACGCGGAGCGCCACGACCTGGCCGCCTCGGCCTATCGTGCCGCCGCGGACCGGGCCGAGGCCTGCGGAAGCGAGTACGAAACCGCGCGCGCCTACACCGGCCTCGGCAATGTCGCGGCCGCTGAAGGCTCCGCCGAACTGGCGGCCGACCTGTGGAATCGAGCCGACGAGATCCACCCCGGCCTCGATCAGGTCATGGTCGGCGAAGCCCGGGTGCGGATGGCGTGACAGCCGAGGCCGGGTCGCTCAACCGGCGTAACCGGCCGCGAGGCTGCTACGGTTGGCCTTGTCGCGGTTCAGACACCAGCCGCCGGGTCCCTAGTTCTGGGTCCGGCATGTCCACGGGCAGCAGCCGGTCCCCCGTACCGGCAAGGAGTCAACTTGACCGACTACCGCGCTCCCGCTTCCGATCCACCCCGTTCGACACGGAGATTCGTGTCCCCTCTCGACATCTCGATCACGGCTTCCGCCACCGACACGGTGGTCACCGTATCCGGCGAAATCGACCTCAGCGTCTCCCACGACCTGCGGAGGGCGTTGGACGAAGAGCTCCGGTTCAAGCCGGCGCTGCTGATCGCCGACCTGTCCGCGGTCACTTTCTGTGATTCGTCCGGCTTCACCGTCTTCGTTCAGATCCGCGCGGAGGCCGAAGAAGCCGGCGTTCCGTTCATCCTGGTCACCCAGGAGCGGGCCCTGCTGCGCCCGATGGCGCTGCTCGGCCTCGACGCCGTCTTCAACGTGCACCCGACCCTCGATTCCGCACGGGACGTGCTCACACGCTGACCAGCTGTCATGATGGGCGGTTGTGACGGGTGACAAGGATCCGGGCTTCCGTATCGGCGGACGTCCACTGGCGGAACGGCTGACCGAAGTCCTGCCGTCGCTCGCGAAGACGGTGCTCTCCGAGATCGTCCACCGGATCCCGGAGTACGGCCTGCTGCCCGCCGAGGAACTCAGCGGCGACATCACACACGTGATCGAGCAGAACCTGCGTTCGTTCATCGACACTCTGCGCACCGGGGCGCCGCCGACGCGGAAAGAGCTCGACTTCCTCCGCGAATCGGCGGCCCGGCGCGCGGAGGAGGGCATCCCGATCGACATCGTGCTCACCGCGTACCACATCGGCATCCAGGTGGTCTGGGCGTCGCTGACGCCGGACGCGCGCCCGGACGAGGTCGCCGACGTCCTCGCCGTCAACGCGCTGACCCTGCGTTACCTGGAGGTGGTCACGCCCGCGGTCGGCGCGGGATATCTCGACGAACGCCGGACCATGTTCGACGACGAGCGTTCGGCGCGGCACACGGTGCTGTCCGCACTGCTCGACGGCGAACCCGCGGAAGTCGCTGCGGGACAGGCGGGCCTGCGGCTGCCGCCGTGCTACATCGTCCTCGCCGCGTCGGTCGGGGCGCATCCGGACGAGGAGGTCGACGGGGTCGACCCGCTGGTCGCCGGACGCCGGAAGCTCCGGCGGCTGCGGGTCGAACTGGAGCGCCAGATCCGGGGCACCGTCCTGACGTCGCTCACCCCGGACGGCGGGCTTGCCTTGCTACCGCACGAAACCGCGGCCGGTGAACTGTCCACACGAGACTGGGTGCGGCTGGAGCGAGTGCTCGCCGACGTCGCCCGTACGGCGGGCGCCGAGGTCATCGCCGGGACCGCCGCGGCCGAGCCGTCCGGTGTGCCCGCCGCGGCGAGGCTCGCGCAGGACGTGCTCGCGGTCGCCACCGCCTCCGGGCGGCCGCCCGGGCTGTACCGGCTCGACGACGTCCTGCTCGAATACCAGCTTTCGCGCCCTGGCCCGGCACTCGACCGGCTGGCCACCCGGCTGACGCCGCTGGACGGCAACGAGGAACTCCTGCAGACGTTGGAGACCTTCCTCCACCGGGGAGGACGCCGTCAGACCGCCGCGGCCTTGCACGTCCACCCCAACACCGTCGACTACCGGCTCCGCCGGATCGCCGACCTCACCGGGCTGGATCCCACCCGGCTCGAACATATCGCCCTGCTGAACGCGGCTCTCGCGGCTCGCGCCGCCACCGGACCCAGGCCCTTGTGACGCGTCACAGCACGCGGAGGCCTCCGTTCTGGCACAGGCCGAGCAGACGGCAGGCGGAACGGCACTCACCCGCGAAGACGAACAAATCCGTTCCCGTCTCCTCGGCGAGCAACTGGGCGCGTTCGAGTGTCCGGATACCCGTCACCCCGAAGAACTCGAGCTCGGACAGGTTGACGATCACCGTGGTGCCGCTGCCGTGGAGCCGCTGGTCGAGCATGTCCCACAGACGCGGCGCGGTCCCGAGGTCGACCTCTCCGTTCATCTTGACGACGGTGGTCCCCCTGGTCGGCCTGCTCACGTGCAGCCGAAGACGTCCCCGCGGCTCCTCGGGTGCCCTTCGCCGGGCGGACACCGAGAAGGCGGGCTTCTTGTCAAGCGCGCGAGGCGTCGACAGGGAAGTCATATGGGAGAGGTACCCAGGCATACGGTCCGGTGAAACCGGCCGTCCGCTTGAAGACCGCGGAAAGCGGGTATCACCAGCGCGTCGGAGGTGATGTCCCATGTCCGCTGAACAGACCGGCCGCGGGCCGGTGGTGACCGGTTTCGACGGATCGCCCGAGGCCAGGCGCGCCGTCCGCTGGGCCGTCGCCGAGGCGAAGACCCGCGGCCTCGGCCTGGTCCTCGCGTACTGCACCCGCGACCGGCTTCCCCCGCCCGGCTCCGACCCGGTCGCGACGCCGCTGAACGAAGCGGTCCCTCAGGCCGCCGACGAAGCCGCGGAAGTGGAACCCGCGCGGCGGCAGCTCGCCTCGATGGCCGAGGCACTGAAACGATCCGACCCGGACCTCGACGTCCGGACGGTCGTCCGCGGAGGTACTCCGGAGCAGGTCCTGACCTCGGTCGCCGACGAGACGGACGCGGCGATGATCGTGCTGGGCGAATCGCACACGGGGTTGTTCACCAGGGCCGTCCTCGGCTCGACGGAATCCGGCGTGACCAAGACGGCCGGACGTCCCGTCGTGGTCGTGCGCGGGGACGAGCCGCCCCCTGGCGGACCGGTGATCCTCGGCACCGACGGCTCGGAGCACAGCGCGCAGGCGGCCGGGTTCGCGTTCGACTTCGCCGCTCGGCACGGACTCACCGTGCACGCGGTCCACGTCGCGCGGATGCCGCTCTGGGGGCCCGCGAGCGAGCCGCTGCTCGGCGGGCCGGTGCTGGATCCGGCACCCGGTATCCCCCAGGAGGTCGCCGACGAACTCGTCTCCCGGCAGCTCGAACCGTGGCGTG from Amycolatopsis sp. EV170708-02-1 includes:
- a CDS encoding ATP-binding protein: MTDRFDVLLCFTPADPDGAALMDEWESALRDAGLSVLRDTAVDDSADALANSRAVLVLCSRADRALVVAPGADGEHAVDPRNLPALVGLVLRKVADVRCGRPARMVGRYRELLAVHRGLQARPVLMVRGLPGVGKTTLAEEYARLFQDTFDGGVLRLGPFGQHAPEDVLSQFHLALARAAGDRLGADLAGVDFDRLRDHVAERIGADGRRVLVLVDDVPAGLPPDVLERLILPTSAVCTVLVSRMGNSPWDVSALDLAGLSPGEGLGLFSEYRAPADDAEREAVLRLVEHCGGHPITLRANALARPRQGIEPLVSCPDTAPQAIRGLLAGCGPVAAGIVRLGGLLAPVPFPLGIAHDVLGGEDGFAEAVGELEERGVASLVDGGLRLQPLVAEVARAGIDPGDLPESAATSLLRLLSDDRTEYRDFLLQHARALAERTSAVLRIRLLRSVAAAHERHRDFFAAGEIHAVILSTEGVTSTDFATAARVEIACGLSPEAVRHARHALLSAADDDERYAARLIAAQAFDCQGDYDAGDRTFWHEFPCRGETRLPVIVAHARALRLRGRAREAIASLDAILPELHGPPPEDLLLEYARALLLDDRPGRAREVAAEVIAAFHATGRVRHFQCVEAELLWAEATITLELRDVHPDRSAAVSRELEARYGRCHGSESPTALTAAALAGRALLLRGQPERALTALSATERTVLRVVGGENRLRYRIRHGIALAHGQLRDFGRQAEILEEILQPQIRLLGSTHPETLESRLDLGLALAFSGRDQYRRATELVDGAADDIVATLGHATELSEKAIAAKRVLRGKAIAAWS
- a CDS encoding helix-turn-helix transcriptional regulator, with amino-acid sequence MNERATFGAELRRRRKAAGLSLTELAARTHYSKGYLSKVETGLSAPNPALAALCETELGAEGELKPLLPGGPVRRRTRPDVRPSGLPPATSSFTGRAAELRAIRTALEADGGVCVVSGMGGVGKTELAVRCAHRLESGFADGCLFVDLRDDAGESAAVHDRLLRVLGVPADRIPAEPADRAALYRSRLRGRGLLLVLDNAVSAAQVRPLLPAEPKCRVLITSRSRLSALDDATHVSLDMLPLDAAVGLFTTVTGVPAGPAVTRVVRRCARLPLAIRIAAARLRAHAAWDVAELDRRLADESARLGELDDGERSLAAAFRLSVQQLSTAEARLFGLLTVHPGTGVDVHTASALSALPFREADRLLDRLHEAHLLTQPEPDRYGFHDLLRAFATEFVLTDAEDGMNAFSRLADFTVRTAARADRELTPHRYFPEIVFDPGVPEPARLDDSEMAMSWFRAEWPGLVALCRTARERGEHERCWQLAYFLRDFFFVAKLWDPWLETHRWARSSAEAIGDTWALATTTANLGVAHVDRGDLDEASACYGEALALFRRIGDGHGETTTLAHNGWAEHYRGNHDDALRDLRQAHASYVRDGNRRNAAITDRGIALVLTALGRPADAASIATRTLTVFDELGLDLDAAMALNCLGWAWYHAERHDLAASAYRAAADRAEACGSEYETARAYTGLGNVAAAEGSAELAADLWNRADEIHPGLDQVMVGEARVRMA
- a CDS encoding STAS domain-containing protein; amino-acid sequence: MSPLDISITASATDTVVTVSGEIDLSVSHDLRRALDEELRFKPALLIADLSAVTFCDSSGFTVFVQIRAEAEEAGVPFILVTQERALLRPMALLGLDAVFNVHPTLDSARDVLTR
- a CDS encoding CdaR family transcriptional regulator, whose protein sequence is MTGDKDPGFRIGGRPLAERLTEVLPSLAKTVLSEIVHRIPEYGLLPAEELSGDITHVIEQNLRSFIDTLRTGAPPTRKELDFLRESAARRAEEGIPIDIVLTAYHIGIQVVWASLTPDARPDEVADVLAVNALTLRYLEVVTPAVGAGYLDERRTMFDDERSARHTVLSALLDGEPAEVAAGQAGLRLPPCYIVLAASVGAHPDEEVDGVDPLVAGRRKLRRLRVELERQIRGTVLTSLTPDGGLALLPHETAAGELSTRDWVRLERVLADVARTAGAEVIAGTAAAEPSGVPAAARLAQDVLAVATASGRPPGLYRLDDVLLEYQLSRPGPALDRLATRLTPLDGNEELLQTLETFLHRGGRRQTAAALHVHPNTVDYRLRRIADLTGLDPTRLEHIALLNAALAARAATGPRPL
- a CDS encoding STAS domain-containing protein, with translation MSARRRAPEEPRGRLRLHVSRPTRGTTVVKMNGEVDLGTAPRLWDMLDQRLHGSGTTVIVNLSELEFFGVTGIRTLERAQLLAEETGTDLFVFAGECRSACRLLGLCQNGGLRVL
- a CDS encoding universal stress protein, whose protein sequence is MSAEQTGRGPVVTGFDGSPEARRAVRWAVAEAKTRGLGLVLAYCTRDRLPPPGSDPVATPLNEAVPQAADEAAEVEPARRQLASMAEALKRSDPDLDVRTVVRGGTPEQVLTSVADETDAAMIVLGESHTGLFTRAVLGSTESGVTKTAGRPVVVVRGDEPPPGGPVILGTDGSEHSAQAAGFAFDFAARHGLTVHAVHVARMPLWGPASEPLLGGPVLDPAPGIPQEVADELVSRQLEPWRERYPDVAVEMVHGVGPAAQALTVQSSEAALLVLGRSDHGDLRRLLLGSVSDDALHHAHCPVAVVRAQPVG